A section of the Acidobacteriota bacterium genome encodes:
- the ileS gene encoding isoleucine--tRNA ligase — protein MQANLVQNEPKMLQFWESIGLYEKILRKNAGHPAYILHDGPPYANGNIHLGTALNKVLKDFVVKYKSMKGFFSPYIPGWDCHGLPIEKRMEAELGFGSKQMDILEFRQHCRRYAEKYVGIQREQFKRLGVFGDWANPYLTMSYSYESTIARVFGNFVGMGNVYRGAKPVFWCISCQTALAEAEVEYSDHESPSVYVKFPAKSDFGRAIPEVVGKPLSVVIWTTTPWTLPANLAIALHPEYDYVAVEVNGEVLLVAEGLLPNFLRDCGLDQGAALARVKGAVLEGQVCRHPFIDRDSVLVLADYVTLEQGTGCVHTAPGHGQEDYVTGQRYSLPVLCPVDNEGRFTDEVPNWNGMVVFEANEPIVEHMQRTGSLIRAKAIRHSYPHCWRCHKPIVFRSTKQWFIALDKNSLRARALEEIKRAKWYPEWGEIRITNMVANRPDWCISRQRSWGVPITVFYCRQCGDVLMDTAVVEHVAEIFEREGADAWYRYSSAELLPPGTACPSCRHTEFDKEFDILDVWFDSGVSYEVISRNRPEMPWPSDMYLEGGDQYRGWFHSSLLASLGCRNSAPYREVLTHGWVLDKDGLAMSKSRGNVIEPEAVISQSGAEILRLWVGSVEYREDVRISDEILSRLREAYRKIRNTLRFLLGNLAGFDPARDTCDYGALHEIDRWALARLHQLLERCGQAYDRYDFHIIYHSVYQFCTIDLSAVYFDILKDRLYTSAAASPERRSAQSALWTILDHLVRLLAPLIPFTTEEVWQHLRPVTDLPESVHLADFPTPQAMWLDEGLLAKWDRLLAIRELVSKALEAARQENRIGNSLEARITVCSGPGDFAFLHGMADNLRYIFIVSAVDLVEKPGVGDGQPEVTVDKAAGAKCERCWNYSTQVGAFADFPTVCERCVPVVRALAGKV, from the coding sequence ATGCAGGCCAACCTGGTGCAGAACGAGCCGAAGATGCTCCAATTTTGGGAGTCCATCGGATTGTATGAGAAAATTCTGCGGAAAAACGCGGGGCATCCCGCTTACATCCTGCACGACGGACCTCCGTACGCCAACGGCAACATTCACCTGGGCACCGCGCTGAACAAAGTCCTCAAGGATTTTGTCGTCAAGTACAAGTCCATGAAGGGATTCTTCAGCCCCTACATCCCCGGGTGGGATTGTCATGGCCTGCCCATCGAGAAACGGATGGAGGCGGAGCTGGGATTCGGCAGCAAGCAGATGGATATCCTGGAGTTTCGGCAGCACTGCCGCCGCTATGCCGAGAAGTACGTGGGCATTCAGCGGGAGCAGTTCAAGCGGCTGGGAGTTTTCGGCGACTGGGCCAACCCCTACTTGACAATGAGTTACTCATATGAGTCAACGATCGCCCGCGTCTTTGGCAACTTTGTCGGCATGGGCAACGTCTACCGGGGCGCCAAACCGGTGTTTTGGTGCATCTCCTGCCAGACGGCCCTGGCCGAGGCCGAGGTGGAATACAGCGATCATGAAAGCCCATCGGTTTATGTTAAATTTCCCGCCAAGTCGGACTTCGGTCGAGCGATCCCGGAGGTTGTCGGCAAGCCGCTGAGCGTGGTGATCTGGACCACAACCCCGTGGACGTTGCCGGCCAATCTGGCGATCGCGCTGCATCCGGAATACGATTATGTGGCTGTGGAAGTGAACGGCGAGGTGCTTCTGGTGGCCGAAGGCCTCCTCCCCAACTTCCTGCGGGACTGTGGCCTGGATCAGGGTGCGGCGCTGGCCCGGGTCAAGGGTGCGGTCCTCGAGGGTCAGGTCTGCCGTCACCCCTTCATCGACCGAGACTCCGTGCTGGTCCTGGCCGATTATGTCACCCTGGAACAGGGAACCGGTTGCGTCCACACCGCCCCAGGGCATGGGCAGGAAGACTATGTCACGGGCCAGCGGTATAGCCTGCCGGTGCTGTGCCCGGTGGACAACGAGGGCCGGTTTACCGACGAGGTGCCCAATTGGAATGGGATGGTGGTCTTCGAGGCCAATGAACCCATCGTCGAACACATGCAGCGGACCGGGTCGTTGATTCGGGCGAAGGCGATCAGACACAGTTATCCCCATTGCTGGCGCTGCCACAAACCCATCGTCTTTCGCTCCACTAAGCAGTGGTTTATTGCGCTGGACAAGAACAGCCTGCGCGCCAGGGCGCTGGAGGAAATCAAGCGGGCGAAGTGGTATCCGGAGTGGGGCGAGATCCGCATCACAAACATGGTGGCCAACCGGCCCGACTGGTGCATCTCACGCCAGCGGAGCTGGGGCGTTCCTATCACCGTCTTCTATTGCCGCCAATGCGGTGATGTGCTGATGGATACCGCGGTGGTGGAGCATGTGGCCGAGATTTTCGAACGCGAAGGCGCCGACGCCTGGTACCGGTACAGCAGCGCCGAACTGCTGCCGCCGGGCACGGCCTGCCCCAGCTGTCGGCACACCGAGTTCGACAAGGAATTCGATATTCTCGACGTCTGGTTCGACTCCGGAGTCAGCTATGAGGTGATCAGCCGGAACCGCCCGGAAATGCCCTGGCCGTCCGATATGTACCTTGAAGGGGGCGACCAATACCGTGGTTGGTTCCACTCGTCGCTGCTGGCGTCGCTGGGCTGCCGCAACAGCGCACCATACCGGGAAGTGCTGACCCATGGATGGGTGCTGGACAAGGACGGACTGGCGATGTCCAAGAGCCGGGGCAACGTGATCGAGCCCGAAGCGGTGATCAGTCAGTCGGGCGCCGAGATCCTCCGGCTCTGGGTGGGTTCGGTGGAATACCGCGAGGACGTGCGCATCAGCGACGAAATCCTGTCGCGGCTCCGCGAGGCTTACCGCAAGATCCGCAACACGCTCCGTTTTCTCTTGGGCAATCTGGCGGGCTTTGATCCCGCTCGGGACACGTGCGACTATGGGGCCCTCCATGAAATCGACCGTTGGGCGCTGGCGCGGCTCCACCAGTTGCTTGAACGCTGCGGTCAGGCGTATGACCGCTACGACTTTCACATCATCTACCACAGTGTGTATCAATTCTGCACCATCGACCTGTCGGCGGTCTATTTCGACATACTGAAGGACAGGCTCTATACGTCTGCGGCCGCTTCCCCGGAACGGCGTTCGGCGCAGAGCGCACTCTGGACGATCCTCGATCACCTCGTCCGTCTGCTGGCGCCGCTAATCCCTTTCACTACCGAAGAAGTATGGCAACACCTGCGGCCCGTAACGGATCTGCCGGAGTCTGTGCACCTGGCGGATTTTCCAACTCCGCAGGCCATGTGGCTGGATGAAGGCTTGCTGGCGAAATGGGACCGGCTGCTGGCGATCCGCGAACTGGTCAGCAAAGCGTTGGAGGCGGCGCGCCAGGAGAACCGGATCGGCAACTCCCTGGAGGCGCGCATCACGGTTTGTTCCGGTCCCGGAGACTTTGCGTTTCTCCATGGCATGGCCGATAACCTGCGCTACATCTTCATCGTATCCGCCGTAGATCTTGTTGAAAAACCCGGCGTCGGGGACGGCCAGCCCGAGGTGACAGTGGACAAGGCGGCTGGCGCCAAGTGCGAGCGGTGCTGGAACTACTCCACGCAGGTGGGCGCGTTCGCCGATTTTCCGACGGTGTGCGAACGGTGTGTTCCGGTGGTCCGCGCGCTGGCCGGCAAGGTTTGA